TATGCAAGTTTGAAACGTTTTGTCTTgcatataatttacaattatttatgtaataatatgaaaatgatAGCGAAGCAAGCTTGTCTGCTATCCTTAAAGGctcattttcattaattaattcaattgtTAGTCAGAATTCATGTAGTTCGAATCAGTAAAAAATCAgaatagtaaaatgtaatccacaatattTAATGTTCTCACACtcgaaaccaaaaaaaaaacatattacatCTTTTgtggtatgtatgtataacaaacattttaataccAATTTTACTTTGTGGTGAAAGAGTTAGTGATAAATCAAAAActcgaaatattttttcaatctaaAATGAGGGGCCTTGTCGaaattaacacgttcgctgcggcacagATTTTTCTGTGCGGTACGTGGTCCATCGACCTTGTAACTCTTGAAGACACTAGACttgcgaggtcaattgaccttgtaccgcagcgaacgtgttaaatcaaatcaaaaatcaaaattagttgggaaaCCCAATAGATATTGCCTCCAAGGCACGCTCCGCCACTAGTTTgaatacatacattttactgTTTGCATGCGGCCCCTTATGAAATAATGGAAACAGTTTTTGCATGCCTTCGTATGGGATGCATATGCAATATGCATGTTAATGAAAATGAGccataagtaattttaatatttgaactgatattaagataaaaaataataataagggtTACCCTTAAACACGAAGCACACAATTTTGCAATAATTTCCAAATCTCGTTAACTAGCCTTTATAATGTTCCGCTATCGTAGACTAGTTCGTAAtggaaattgaaaaattaattaattaattaattatattgttaaaaaaagtatatcattgtaataaaagttttgaaagttaaatttaacaattaaagttaataaatattaattacttgcTAAAACTCGGTGTAAAGTTTGATAAACGAGTAATGGTTAGCGCACATTTAGACATACGAAACTTAGTATGTggagtacttttttttttgttggtgatATGTCATTCTTTTTAATCGATTATTATTTGTTCACACcttgattatattaatgtatttaatgttgATTGAAAAATCCtcacattaatattttaaaggaaagTTTGCTTGAAAATTTGCATATTTGTTAACTATTACCGCAACTACTGAGCCCGATATTTGGTGAAATTTATCCGTAGAATGgatatagtttatagttagccTTAATTAACTTAAGCTTCTGTTTTTTCAAATAGTAGCATATGTCCCCATGAGTTAATACAGGttataaattattgtcattctatattccagccaaatcggttcagtaattgcaGCGCGAAGGAGAATTTAACGGATACGCACTTTTACACAGACCTAcagactttcgcctttataatattagtatgatattttAGACGTGCAAGTCTCTCAAAATGTGCGCCAATCATAAGGCTGTTTTTATaggcaattgtaattaaatacgttGCACCCAAATCTGACGGATTTGCCGTGTATTTCGTAACTTtgccaataatataataataaatataaataatttgcttAGTTTCTGTCTAGTGTAGCGTTAAAAACACTATATTGTaagattttgttatttattattctataatcGATGGTTTGTTCTAGTTCGTACCGAGTATGGGACTTGTTTAAGCCCCAATGTTCTGAGCCGAAATATTGGTAAATTATTGTACCCTGGTGAGATCAGAGACCAAAGATCGAGTTTTTGTAGTGTCCATGACTAAATCCAAGCGTAGTTTGTAAGTGCGACCCTTATTCATAGACAATACTGTTTCTAACCTGCATTTGGGAAGCTCAAAGCATAGGCCATTCGTGCTATCTCaaggttaaatataaatatacaataaagtTCAGTTATTATACTATAGTCGGAGGATTAATTCCTGCCAGTAAAATGACAATTTCAACTGTCACTAGAATGTCATTTTactatgacaagtgcaactgtcactgaaatattattttactagtaaaatgacattccAGTGACAGtcgcacttgtcattttactgactggataTTATCTGAACTTTGTTGACCTTGAgccctgatttttttttaataacaggcTTAATAACGGCTGTAGGTTCTTGGTCTAAAAGCCTTTGTTTGTGATGTTTAGGACATTACACAAGCCCATGGTTAATTTACTCACCGggttaaaaatgtaacagaAACGCCCATATTCGGTGTGTTCTATTACAAACCGTCTCTAACGGTTTTAAGACTTGGATTGTTACGGTGGTATTGTGATTTATTATTCTATATGAAAGCTGACGACGGAGTATATTGGTATTGTATGTAATCCATAATTGTTGAGACGGTATTatcatttagttatttttattgtttgtatgtaataaaattgtattttatccTATTTGTAAATTTGTTTCGGAATTACGTATTACATGGACACTTTGAATAGTAAAGCCTCGGAGGAGGGGATGTCATCTTCGATTTTGCATATCTAATATAATGGGAATGCCCtctttacaaaacaatattgtatgaaaattttaaaagtgcttataaaacttttttgaatTATTCTTTCCTCAATAAATACGTCGCTATTTTGGCTTTactatttcaaaaattatattcataaatataaaaaaaaattctcaaaattttCACCCTTCTCAAAGATAGCTTTTTTGTGATAGTTGTTTACTTTTAGAATATAATTTTGCTCTAAGTAAGATATATAGCACTTTATTCCGTTTTAAATCAAATTGTTGTCCAAAATTTTTACCTACCTATGTAATGCACATTTCAAcacacaaataatttaaattgtgatTCAAGCTCACGGTGGTGTGTGTATGTATTTGTGACGTAAATTGTCTGtgactttttataaattttgatgTCTATGATTTCTGAACAACGTGTTAAAACGCCCATTATCGATGGTTTTTGTACAACGCAGTTGAATAAGTAAATTGAAAAGTCAGGGTCAGGAATAAAGATTGACAGGCAATTAAGGTGAATACGTGACATTTATTTCTAAAGAccatccatggattgctaagatatttgtctctcttTTGTTAAATGGATGTAAAAAACATTAGTGTTAACTCTCACAGTATTTTCTAGATTCGTCATCTTCCACTATGTAATCAAATGTCAAAGCTTTAATACACCAAGTATTAAAACTCACAAGCGTTTGACTATATTTGAAAATGACTGATTTACTTACTTGATAGTGTTGTAAAGTTGGAAAGTCCTGTGAGAGTTAACATATGTTTACTAAATCCATTCACACGTACTGAGTTGAGAAAAAATTCGCATTTTGGTGCTAGATGAAAGCAACACAAGtgataaactaaactaaattgaatAACCATGCTTAAAGCGCTAGAAAAGCTAGAAGCCAGAGCATATttgacatttaaattaaaaaaaaataacaaccacGTTTCAATAGCGTTCTAATCCCAAACGGTCTCACTCAAATCAGTGTGACTTGCTATTTTTCCAACTACTAAAGTGCTGTCCTTTTCCCAGTGTTACCAGAAAGTAACAGCTGTGTCTGACAGGTTGtgatcgaatgggacaaacattcaattacaattgccttagtattttgtctcatcactacaaagacaaacagttggcataaccttgaaacagcgcagttcaacaaccttgtacGAAGTTACATCGCccgattcgatcacgacctgtcagaaacgcaatctttAAACGGCTGGactttagtttattttactactttgTGTAGTTTGTCTACTTTGGAAGTATTGTTAGACTTTGGATGCAGTTAGCGTTGCCAGgcgtccggataaagccggacatagttgGCCTTTTAGATTGCGTGTCCGGCCAAAACAATTTTTACATTTCTAGAACTCAATTTTTACTAATAACTTTGtttgaattattaataactattaatacccgaaaaattagtaaaagtggttcgattttatttatattttattagaatttaacaatatttaagtataataatagtcaaaaaGCTTATTTTACAGAGACACAATATCCTCAATAATGTGTCCGTACGAGAGTGTCCGGCCTTTTCATCCCAATGTCCGGCCAAGCTCTAGTAgtcttttgaaaattcatttatttcaagtaggctcagtttacaagcactttccgGCTATTGGATTTAGtgacctggcaaccctagatGCAGTGGTAAGGTGTAACAAGCGTTTGACAGTGACAGGTGTGTAAATCTGAAGAAATCTTCTCTAGCGAAACGAACCTTCTTTATTAGACAAACTAACACTTGTCTGTCACCTAAACACTAAATCCAAACCCAAACATACTTTCaaaaatagatttaatagattttacacaGTCAGATTCATCGAATGGGCATATATCGGTCACGAACAAtctttaatttcatattaatatGTGTTGCCATTGTTTAGGtcgataaataatttgtaatttaatgttACAATTTGTATAATAGGTTATTTACTTTGTTTACGGTGAGGGAGCTAAAGCCTATATTTACGGGCGTAtacctaatatttattattgactaACTTAGAGTAAAGGAAAAGGATAAACGGAAAGTTTATTGTCCCACTTGGCCTGGATTCTCTTTGTTTAACATTTAATGGTAAGACTAAAAACACACAAATGAAAACATTTCACATATTCTATATTGTATTCATATCATAAAATAtcatagtaataaaaatatatatttgtattgtaagaTGTTACTCACAACTATTATATTGATAACGACAATTCCTTCTCTTTATTACGATTATtcattccagtcagtaaaatgacaagtgcaactgtcactgaaatgtcattttactgactggaattaataatcgtaataTATTAGTGTGCTTTAGTAATTTTCGGCAggaatacttttaaaaataactgcgAGGACAACAAACGCTAAGTTAGTTTTAGAAGAAGTAAAATCACTTAATATCCACAACTGAATTTAGAAGCTCCTCCTTTtcagaagtcggttaaaataacTGGTTTCGGAAACTATTAAATTGGACTTGCTGATATTGTTTGTATGTTAAACAAATTGTCAGTTTAGTGTTGTGTTGTCTATCTTTTTCCTTTACTCTATGGCAAATAATACCGATGCTTTCGCTAAATATTTGGCATTTGTATGCGACACGATTGAAATGTTAATTCTCTAGTCTCCTTACTCTTTGTAAAGACAtgtgtatgaaaaaaataataaaaactttagttttttaaatattcggtTTATAATGTTTCTGCATTAGACGAGTTTTATTTTTCCTTGATCATGAAATCCTTCAATATCAATCAATCATTATAggtatcaatatttttattgtcttttgATGATTggtctatatattttattttctcgctgagataaaattttataaaatccatTAATTACTATCTGGACTCAAATGAAATTGATCTTTTACATCAGGTATGAAACAAAATATGAGAGCCATGATAACCCAGTGCATAAGATCTCTgtctcagattccggagggtgtgggttcgaatctggtctggggcatgcacctccaacttttcagttgcgtaggtacattttaagaaattaaatatttttgaacgaCTTTCAAAGGGAGTTAGCCGAGTTTCGCAGAgatattatgaaattttttcaagaattCGCAGCCACTCAAAATGAAAGTTTGCTGGTAATACGGCAAGAGGTTACAGATctaacaaatgaaataaaatctttaaaaaaaactaccgaAAACTTAAACTCAAAATATAACACACTACAGCAAGAAATTGAAAACATTAAATCGGAGAATAAAGTGTTACATAATATACTAAATCAGACAGGCGATCCCGCAACCAATAGCGTTATGAGCAAAAAATCGCTTCCTCCTACCTACGAAGACCTTATGCTCGAACTCAAAGACCGCTGTGACCGCgagaaaaatgttattattgtGGGTATTAGTGAAATATGTAACAAAAACTTTGCTGCCCGGCGCACTCATGATGACAACGAGacatttaatgttattaaaaccTTATCTGAACAATGCCCAAAACCGATGAAAACTATACGTCTTGGAAAATATATCCCTGGGAAGATTAGGCCTCTAAAAGTGTGTTTCGATTCGCCTGCCGTTCCAAAACAGTTACTACGAAATAAATCGAAACTGCCCGACAGCTTTCGTATGTATGCTGACCAAACTCCATCTCAGAAGACATTTTTGAATCAACTTTCATTAGAGTtgcaaaaaagaaaagaaagtggGGAAACCGACCTTATTATTAAGTATGTGCAGGGAGtacctaaaattataaaatcaaaaaacgATTAATCAGTACTGTTCACTGTGAATTAACGAAGTATTCGACCAGTATAGGTAGCAACTACGTCTCAcacaatttaatacaaaaatatgaaGATTTACCTGCAAATTCAAagtcattaaaatttttctatgCTAACCTACGAAGTATTAGAAAGCCAGGCAAGTTTGAAGAAATCCAATGTATACTGAAATCAGTGCCGAAATCACTCCATGTTCTTGTTTTTACCGAGACTTGGCTTAGATCTGACCAAGATGCTTGTCAATTCCAACTACCGTGCTATACACACATTTACAACTACAGGACAACTAGTAAAGGTGGAGGGGTATCaatttacctacataatagCATTACATATGACATAACAGAGAATCTAACAGAGACTGGAAATCATTACCTTTGgatatacttacctaaatatGCCCTTAATATAGGCGGAATATATAAACCTGGCGAGTCAaacgtaaataattttttagaAACATATTCCTTGCAGTTACAAAAACGTAACAGAACAATATTGTTTGGCGATTTCAACCTAGACCTCTTAAGCACCAATACCAACATTGTAAGCTACACAAGAACTATAGAAGAAGCTGGTTatgacataataaataaaattgataaaaaatactgtACTCGTGAAACATCTACAACTAAAACCATCTTGGATCATGTTTgtactaatttgaaaaataacacCCTTACGATGTCAATTGTAGAATCGTCTTTATCCGATCACAAACAATTATACGTAGAAGTATACAGATGTGCGCCACAAGAACTTCAGCGGGTTCAGTATACTGCTCTTGATTACGACGGCTTACAAAAGAGTTCTTCAGAAACTAAACCacctataaatgaaaattttgaatgtatagataactatataaaacaacaaataaaacagAACCAAATAGTGAAGAACAAAGTACTAAATCTGCCACAGAAGGATTGgattaataaagatataattaaAGCGATAGACCGACGTAACACTGTCTGGAAAAGCTTAAAAGAAAATAGCAAAAATGAAGATTTATTAAGCAAATATAACCTTGAAAAATTAAGTGTGAAAGAATTGATTAAGGACTCTCAAAAAACGTACTACACTgaggaatttaaaaaatgttttaataaaccTAAAAAGATGTGGGACTTAATCAATACTTTAgctgtaaataaaatcaaaaataactGTGCACCCCCAAAATTGAGCACTTCATCTGGCACTATTACAGATGGAGATAAAATTTGTCAAACATttaatgatttctttttaaCTGTAGGTACAGAACTAGCTAACAACATTCCACATAAATATCATGCACATTTAATTCATACTCTTATGTACAAAGAATCTTATCATCATGATATAACTTTAAGTGAATTCGAGCCATGTAGTCCTAATGAagtaaaaaacattatcaacAACTTAGACAGCAATACAAGTGCGGGTATCGATGGAATCACCTCAAAAGCCTTGAAATGccttaaaaatgtaattgcCTCAAGTCTCGCAAATTGTATTAACAAGTGTCTCACAGACGGGGTTTTTCCTGATAGCTTGAAAATTGCAAAAGTCACTCCAATCCATAAGGCTGGGTCAAAATCCGATCCCAGCAATTACAGACCCATATCAGTATTGCCCGTAGTCTCTAAAGTTTTTGAAAGAGTTATATATaacagattaaataaatatttaaatgaaaaaaactttttgattgAACAGCAATATGGGTTTAGGCCAAAATCCAATACAATATGTGCAGCAATTGAcgtagttacaaaaataaaaactaatatagaTAGAAATCATGTGTGCTTAGGAGTGTTTATAGACCTAAAAAAAGCATTCGATACTGTAAGCCACCCAAAGCTCTTACAAAAACTAGCTAACATCGGGGATCTTGGGACTGCACTAACCGTTTTTGCCTCTTATTTCAATAATCGTAaacaaatagtacaaatatctaaaaataaaagcaattctCAATTAGTTACTTGCGGTGTTCCTCAGGGCTCGATTTTAGGACCATTACTTTTCCTTATAtatgttaataacataataaatcttAACCTATCAGGACAGCTAACCCTCTATGCAGATGATACGTGCCTATTTTACTTTGCACACTCTATTCATGAAGCAATTGCACAAGCTCAAAGTGATTTAGacaaattaagtcaatttttctTGTATAATCTTTTAACAATCAACACTACTAAAACATCTTACATGATAttcaaagctaaaaataaaaaaattctagaTTTTAACCCACTTACAATCaacaacattaaaattcaaagatCTCACGCAGAAAAATATTTAGGCCTAGTAATAGATGACAAGTTGATTTGGGACTCTCATATTGatcaacaaatttcaaaattaacatcACTAACAGGTGTCTTACGAAGAATATCGAATTGCATTCCGTACAAAGTAAGAAACACTATCTACAACGCTCTAGCAAAGCCACATTTGGAATACTTAATAGAAATATGGGGAACTGCTGCACAGACACATCTTAACAAATTACAACgcacacaaaacaaattaatcaagacactatttcattacaacttttacacaccaacaaaagatctttacactaaaacaaaactattcaatatcacgcaactatacacatacaatacctgtctcataattaaaaaaatcatgaccaacacactacattctactataacatttaagcataggactaacaaactcaatctcaggaataaatataaaatcaatatatggCGACCACGAACAAAaacctatggaaataaaaacatattatgtgagggtgctcagttatataacaatctgccaaactccattaaggagttaaacaacataaaagcattcaagaaatcgattaaatcctacatcctcacaaacttggacaaaatattgaaaaaacaatgtaattaaaattttgttacaataatgcatgctgtctgcaaaaatgacgatatgttaactctaagttaagtgaacagtacgttcttttttggagaaataaatatctttaaaccgaaatatcacgtgtctcaaacggtgaaggaaaaacatcgtgagaaaaccagcacaccagataattttcttaattctctgcgtgtgtgaagcctgtcaatccgcattggaccagcatggtggacaattggcctaacccctcattctgagaggagcctcgaaCTCAGCAGCGagcgaatataggttgataatgatgatgaaaaaaaaagtttcgaaCTTGGCAAAATTGATAAACCTATTGCATTTAGCTAACAAAAGTcattgagaaaaataaaaactgttaggttttaagttttattattaaaagcaaAATCCATATCCCATAAATATATTAATCCATTCTAGTCTTGACGTGTTTCTCGGTGATTTTGTCCTTTTCAATGATGTAGACAACAGCGCCCCAACCGGAGATCGCGTCGCGGTCTGCCGCGTTTACTAGAGCCTGGAAAATAATATCTGGTTGGTAATTTTATtaacgttcgctgcggtacgtgGTCAGTTGACCTCTTACATCTAGTGACTTCAAGAGTTCGAGGTTGATGGACCTCGCACCTCACCACACAAAGTTTTAGGTCCAAAAACCTCGTACTGCACCAGATGATAATACAGAAAAATCAATGCCGCAGCAAACATGTTACAAATGTGTGTTGTGACAAAGTAAAAATTAGTTGTTtataagcatttttgaaacgtcaggtaataatattagataatggtgataataattggttaaaaattaaattcacgagggttccaaacaccCCTTGGTCCAAAAAGaccccacaacaaactcagtcagggctttttcttttgtttgaaaccaaaaggggtgtggattctcatcctcctaacaaattagcccacttccatcttagactgcatcatcacttaccatcaggtgagattgtagtcaagggctaatttgtaaagaataaaaaaatacaacatagcATTAATTTTGActgaaaaacgaaaaataaatataatatctaaataaaacCAACATACCTGTGAAATGGTTTCAAACAGCTCATCTGGTGATAGATTTGGCTCCCACAGAGCTTCACACATACCATACAGCTGATCTGTGCACGTGCCTGATACTACAAAGTCTTCAGGCTCATTTGGACAACCAATCTGAAAATACAGATATTATCATCATTTAGACTATAGTATTTAGACCAGGCTCTGTGAGGTATAGAGTGTGCATAATTCGAGGACCACATTCATAATTTTGcatgttgtttgttgaatacaAGTTCTTAACttacaaatttgaaaatataaggACTTTTGTTCTTAGGCGAATCACTTACTTCCAGATTTTATCCTTCAAAGAGATTCcaagtaaaaaatgttttaaatatttaccaagTCCATATTGCAGACATAAGGTTTATTGTCAATGGGGTCTAGACCAGCAACGACAGGCTCAATGAAGTAGGGTCCAAAACGCCTCTCATACAGCAGGTTTGACAGCATCGCTGAGAATGTGTTGGGCCTCATTATTCTGTTCTCCTTAAGCTCATAGAGATTCATTCTGGAAACAAATGTTGATGTTACttaataaaatgttgttttttgaAGTGTATCACACACTTGACTTGCGGAGGAAGCTGATGAATGCAATACAAAAGTGCAATCAGGCGAGGCGAGACAGTCTTAATGTCTGTTCGCCTTGTCTGGCAATAGCTAAAGAAATTTGACTTCAGTTATGTGGTCCAATgcaaacttgttttttttatacattaagaAGTTTATTAATAGTAATCTTGTTACTAACTGATTCAACTTGAAACTTGCATAATCACTAGAGGTATTCTCTAAAAACTTAGGGTAGCTCAAATGGCAATGGAAAGGAAACCAGTAGGAGTCACACCTAGGGAGAGGAAAACTTACAAATGGCTAAAAAAAAACGTAGTAAAAAGTTCTCTAATGTGCAAAGGATGGGAAATCTAAAATAGCAGTGGGTAGGTTATAttataacagaaaaaatattatactatattgGAGCAAGACCATTTTAGAATTATGACGAGTGACCAGTGGGAAGACCACAATTGAGGTGGAATTTACCTGAATTTAAGCCTCTGATAAACAGTCTGGGTGTCAGTTGCTAATCCTGGGAGCCCTACATACAGTGTGGGGCCCATTTGAAACACTTTCGGGAAGTTTGCCGATATTGTCTGGGCTTGGATACCGTAGCGCTTATCTGTAGCGATCGCCACACAGTCTTTACCCTTCATTGCCACCACTGCACCTCCATTGTACGCCAAAATAGACTAAAACATGAATTAGTGTTTTTGTTTCAATTATCTCGTATTTTCTCTTTCTCGGTTTAAAGTGTTACTttctatattaaaatacattgaaaGCATAGTTAAGTGTATAAGAACTAGAGAATAATGATgaaaacagaaaatatttaGCAGAAATACGCTTGGTAATGACGCTATCATAACCAAAGCCGGCGtttggtttaaaataaaataattagcaaTTAATACACTTAAAGACTAAACGACTTACCATTTTCACTGCTTTTAAAGTGATGttataagaatataataattacttttcaACTCGAAAATTCTATTTTCTTTTCTGTTCGAATTCAAACTTCAATGGCGAAAATGACATATCATTCGCCATAGACATAGACTAATGACCACGGACTAAAAATATACGTTCCGTTTTCGCTTTTTTTACAGATTAAATAATCTAGATGATTTTCCATAGAGTTCGGCTAATAAAAGAAGAGAAtaaaatcgcccgccaaatttaaaaaaatcggagtaaattctcaaaactATAGTGCAAATGTTGGAATAACTAAGTTTAATATGTgtatgtattcacaaacaaaacaataattgaacaataaaaactgtt
This genomic interval from Bicyclus anynana chromosome 17, ilBicAnyn1.1, whole genome shotgun sequence contains the following:
- the LOC112049479 gene encoding proteasome subunit beta type-3, whose amino-acid sequence is MSILAYNGGAVVAMKGKDCVAIATDKRYGIQAQTISANFPKVFQMGPTLYVGLPGLATDTQTVYQRLKFRMNLYELKENRIMRPNTFSAMLSNLLYERRFGPYFIEPVVAGLDPIDNKPYVCNMDLIGCPNEPEDFVVSGTCTDQLYGMCEALWEPNLSPDELFETISQALVNAADRDAISGWGAVVYIIEKDKITEKHVKTRMD